The proteins below are encoded in one region of Triticum aestivum cultivar Chinese Spring chromosome 1B, IWGSC CS RefSeq v2.1, whole genome shotgun sequence:
- the LOC123120760 gene encoding acyltransferase-like protein At1g54570, chloroplastic, producing the protein MSIPALRSFPAVYGVKPTTRLVRHHSRLGGGLRTSSVAVNGEVGLRNRSGKKEDAVKEEKDRGLEPLYDDGFGGVTVKDYFAAARALCKDDGGPPRWFSPVESGQPAVEDAPLLLFLPGTDGVGMGLILHHKSLGKAFEVRCLHIPVNDRTPFEGLLQIVEKSIQYEHDLSPNRPIYLVGDSFGGCLALAAAARNPHIDLVLVLVNPATSFAKTPLQPILPLLEAMPSDLHVTVPYLLSFVMADPLKMAMVSIENNLSPPETLQKLSESLTSLLPLLSQLADIIPRDALLWKLKLLKSGAAYANSRLHAVQAEVLFLASGKDNLLPSGEEADRLFKALKNCRVRYFKENGHTLLLEDGVNLLSVIKGANMYRRGRQRDFVTDYLPPTLSEFKKTFDEDHKLFHLALSPVMMSTLTNGKIVRGLAGIPDQGPVLFVGYHALMGIELSPLYEEFLREKNTIVRGMAHPMLFGSKYETSRQESSRFDTVSMYGGLPVTPINMYRLFERNQYVLLYPGGAREALHRKGEEYKLFWPDQPEFVRMAARFGVTVVPFGFVGEDDILELVLDYNDQKNIPYLREWIESINKDGQRVRDSVKGEEGNQDMHIPAIVPKVPGRFYYLFGKPIKMEGMNNVLTDRESANKVYLHIKSEVENAMAYLQRKREEDPYRSIAQRAVYQATQGVSAQVPTFEP; encoded by the exons ATGTCCATTCCCGCCCTCCGCTCCTTCCCCGCCGTCTACGGCGTGAAGCCGACCACCCGCCTGGTCCGACACCATTCCCGGCTCGGCGGCGGCCTCAGGACCAGCTCCGTCGCCGTGAACGGGGAGGTGGGGCTGAGAAACAGGAGCGGGAAGAAAGAGGACGCGGTGAAGGAGGAGAAGGACAGAGGACTGGAGCCCCTCTACGACGATGGGTTCGGGGGTGTGACCGTCAAGGACTACTTCGCTGCCGCCAGGGCCCTGTGCAAGGACGACGGAGGGCCGCCGCGGTGGTTCAGCCCCGTCGAGTCAGGCCAGCCGGCGGTGGAGGACGCGCCTCTGCTGCTCTTCTTGCCAG GAACTGATGGTGTTGGGATGGGGCTCATTTTGCACCACAAGTCTTTGGGCAA GGCCTTTGAAGTTCGTTGTTTGCATATACCAGTAAATGATCGTACACCATTTGAAG GGCTATTACAAATTGTCGAAAAGTCTATCCAATATGAGCATGATTTATCACCAAATAGACCGATATATCTTGTTGGAGATTCCTTTGGTGGATGCCTGGCGCTTGCAGCGGCAGCTCGTAATCCACACATCGATTTGGTCCTCGTACTGGTAAACCCAG CAACATCATTTGCAAAGACTCCACTGCAGCCAATATTGCCTCTTTTGGAAGCAATGCCAAGCGACCTTCATGTTACAGTTCCATATCTTCTTAGTTTTGTTATGG CTGACCCTCTGAAGATGGCTATGGTTAGCATTGAGAACAACCTTTCTCCTCCAGAAACTCTTCAAAAGCTGTCAGAAAGTCTCACTTCTTTGCTGCCTTTGCTTTCA CAATTGGCAGATATCATACCAAGGGATGCTCTTTTGTGGAAGCTCAAGCTTCTTAAGTCAGGAGCAGCCTATGCCAACTCTCGTCTTCATGCTGTACAAGCTGAAGTTCTGTTTCTTGCCAG tGGCAAAGACAATCTTCTGCCGAGTGGAGAAGAGGCAGATCGACTCTTCAAGGCACTGAAAAACTGCAGAGTTCGATACTTCAAGGAAAATGGCCATACACTACTCTTG GAGGATGGTGTGAATCTGTTATCTGTTATAAAAGGTGCAAACATGTACCGCCGTGGCAGGCAACGGGACTTTGTGACCGACTACCTTCCCCCTACACTAAGTGAGTTCAAGAAAACATTTGATGAAGACCACAA ATTGTTTCACCTTGCACTGAGCCCAGTCATGATGTCTACTCTGACAAATGGAAAAATTGTCCGTGGCCTTGCTGGTATTCCTGACCAAGGTCCTGTCTTGTTTGTGGGTTATCATGCACTGATGGGGATCGAGTTAAGCCCATTGTATGAAGAGTTTTTGAGGGAGAAGAACACGATTGTTCGTGGCATGGCTCATCCAATGTTGTTTGGATCAAAATATGAGACCTCGCGCCAGGAGTCGTCTCGGTTTGATACAGTCTCTATGTATGGCGGATTACCAGTCACTCCAATCAATATGTACAGGCTGTTTGAGAGAAATCAATATGTTCTCCTCTATCCTGGTGGTGCTCGGGAAGCTCTACATAGGAAG GGTGAAGAATACAAGTTGTTTTGGCCAGATCAGCCAGAATTTGTAAGGATGGCGGCAAGGTTTGGTGTTACAGTCGTTCCATTTGGGTTTGTCGGAGAAGATGACATTTTAGAG TTGGTTCTGGATTACAATGATCAAAAGAACATTCCGTACCTTCGGGAGTGGATAGAGTCAATCAACAAAGACGGCCAGAGAGTGAG AGATAGCGTCAAAGGAGAGGAAGGGAATCAGGACATGCACATACCTGCTATTGTTCCCAAAGTACCGGGACGATTCTACTACCTTTTTGGCAAACCAATCAAAATGGAAGGGATGAACAATGTTCTGACGGACAGGGAGAGCGCAAATAAAGTGTATTTACATATCAAATCAGAAGTCGAGAACGCAATGGCATACTTACAGAGGAAGAGGGAGGAAGACCCTTACAGGAGTATAGCTCAGCGTGCTGTGTACCAGGCAACTCAGGGTGTTTCTGCTCAAGTCCCAACTTTTGAACCATGA
- the LOC123120786 gene encoding receptor-like protein EIX2, with translation MAGHAQASTTPLLCLPLCLLVLLSSGQRATGMYLDAGGNHETFSGGTVPESFSVRSRNSSNSSGAGAAFCRLLSLQILDLSNNQLTGELPDCWWNLQALQFMDLSNNSFSGQIPAAKASHNCSLESLHLAGNDFTGTFPRVLEGCDSLATLDIGSNKFFGAIPPWIGTQVPSLRILSLRSNNFTGVIPVELSRLSKLQLLDLANNRLTGKIPVAFGNLTSMRNPEIVSSTASLEGSTYQDRIDIIWKGQELIFQRTIRLLTGIDLSGNLLSQCIPEELTNLQGLRFLNLSRNHLSCGIPEDIGSLKNLEFLDLSCNELSGHIPQSISFLSTLSIFNISNNHLSGKIPSGSQMQTLTEPSFYRNNSGLCGFPLADCPNTSPALDEKTGEGEDQWLYYCVTAGVVFGFWLWFGLLFSVETWRCALLFSVDGMQSKIMQKVSHIDQFISKSSSDQYM, from the coding sequence ATGGCAGGACACGCCCAAGCTTCAACAACACCTCTGCTGTGCCTCCCCCTCTGCCTTCTAGTACTGCTATCCTCTGGTCAACGGGCGACGGGCATGTACCTCGACGCCGGCGGAAACCACGAGACCTTCTCCGGAGGCACCGTGCCTGAGAGCTTCAGCGTGCGGAGCCGCAACTCCTCCAACAGCTCCGGCGCCGGCGCGGCCTTCTGCAGGCTCCTCTCCCTCCAGATCCTCGACCTGTCCAACAACCAGCTCACGGGCGAGCTCCCCGACTGCTGGTGGAACCTGCAGGCGCTGCAGTTCATGGACCTCTCCAACAACTCCTTCTCGGGCCAAATCCCCGCTGCCAAGGCAAGTCACAACTGCTCCCTCGAGTCGCTCCATCTCGCCGGCAATGACTTCACCGGCACCTTCCCGCGGGTCTTGGAAGGTTGCGACTCGCTGGCCACCCTCGACATCGGGAGTAATAAGTTCTTCGGTGCCATCCCTCCATGGATCGGGACCCAGGTTCCGTCGTTGAGAATCCTTAGCCTTAGATCAAACAATTTCACAGGGGTAATCCCTGTGGAGTTGTCGCGGCTCTCTAAACTCCAGCTGCTCGACCTCGCCAACAACAGACTCACAGGAAAAATTCCGGTAGCATTCGGCAACTTGACCTCCATGAGGAACCCAGAAATTGTGTCGAGTACGGCGTCGCTGGAAGGGTCGACTTATCAGGATAGAATCGATATAATCTGGAAGGGCCAGGAGCTCATCTTCCAAAGAACCATCCGGTTATTGACCGGCATCGATCTGTCAGGCAATCTCTTGTCTCAGTGCATCCCTGAAGAGCTAACCAACCTGCAGGGCCTCCGATTTCTGAACCTGTCAAGAAATCATCTGTCATGCGGCATCCCTGAAGATATCGGCAGTTTGAAGAATCTCGAGTTTCTTGATCTATCATGTAATGAGCTTTCAGGACACATTCCACAGAGCATCTCGTTCTTGTCGACGCTCAGCATATTCAACATCTCCAACAATCATTTGTCAGGCAAGATACCTTCTGGGAGCCAGATGCAGACGTTGACTGAGCCTTCGTTTTACCGGAACAATTCCGGCCTTTGCGGATTTCCTCTAGCCGATTGTCCAAATACTTCGCCTGCTTTGGATGAGAAAACCGGTGAAGGGGAGGACCAGTGGCTGTACTACTGTGTGACTGCCGGGGTTGTTTTTGGATTTTGGCTATGGTTTGGACTGCTCTTTTCAGTTGAGACATGGAGATGTGCTCTTCTCTTCTCTGTCGATGGCATGCAATCCAAGATTATGCAGAAGGTGTCACATATTGACCAGTTTATTTCAAAAAGTAGTAGTGATCAATATATGTAA
- the LOC123120771 gene encoding uncharacterized protein isoform X2 encodes MLRSFPQARPLLRRMGFDKRDAYFFKQIGKGMLCTYALFGAAWLWNETSPLGWWTLKPLPKEEKEMAHLYERREFPYPGDEEAVEEFIKSEGALGTTIGPKGFADTNVDSDKMQKQLQSKKFDQEAQNLWFRMRNEVAHELQEKGFGVE; translated from the exons ATGCTGCGCAGCTTCCCTCAGGCCCGTCCGCTCCTCAG GAGGATGGGGTTCGACAAGAGGGATGCCTACTTCTTTAAGCAGATTGGCAAGGGCATGCTCTGCACCTACGCGCTTTTCGGCGCAGCATGGCTCTGGAATGAGACGTCGCCGCTTGGTTGGTGGACGCTCAAGCCACTCCCCAAG GAAGAAAAAGAAATGGCACATCTTTATGAGCGCAGGGAGTTTCCCTACCCTGGTGATGAAGAGGCAGTTGAGGAGTTCATAAAAAGTGAGGGTGCTCTAGGTACCACGATCGGGCCCAAAGGTTTTGCGGATACAAATGTGGACTCTGATAAAATGCAGAAGCAACTACAGTCGAAAAAGTTTGACCAGGAGGCACAAAACCTCTGGTTCCGAATGAGGAATGAGGTTGCACATGAACTACAAGAGAAGGGATTTGGTGTTGAATGA
- the LOC123120771 gene encoding uncharacterized protein isoform X1: protein MLGDAMLRSFPQARPLLRRMGFDKRDAYFFKQIGKGMLCTYALFGAAWLWNETSPLGWWTLKPLPKEEKEMAHLYERREFPYPGDEEAVEEFIKSEGALGTTIGPKGFADTNVDSDKMQKQLQSKKFDQEAQNLWFRMRNEVAHELQEKGFGVE from the exons ATGTTAG GTGACGCGATGCTGCGCAGCTTCCCTCAGGCCCGTCCGCTCCTCAG GAGGATGGGGTTCGACAAGAGGGATGCCTACTTCTTTAAGCAGATTGGCAAGGGCATGCTCTGCACCTACGCGCTTTTCGGCGCAGCATGGCTCTGGAATGAGACGTCGCCGCTTGGTTGGTGGACGCTCAAGCCACTCCCCAAG GAAGAAAAAGAAATGGCACATCTTTATGAGCGCAGGGAGTTTCCCTACCCTGGTGATGAAGAGGCAGTTGAGGAGTTCATAAAAAGTGAGGGTGCTCTAGGTACCACGATCGGGCCCAAAGGTTTTGCGGATACAAATGTGGACTCTGATAAAATGCAGAAGCAACTACAGTCGAAAAAGTTTGACCAGGAGGCACAAAACCTCTGGTTCCGAATGAGGAATGAGGTTGCACATGAACTACAAGAGAAGGGATTTGGTGTTGAATGA